A genomic segment from Chitinophaga flava encodes:
- a CDS encoding class I tRNA ligase family protein, translating into MRIFGSPQVRRKYLLIPAMPTPNGRLHLGHMGGPFLKMDILARLYRRNGHQAEVMSASDVYESYTLMKSFRTHLPVKTVCNDFHELIVKDLSAMMVECSHYFNPLEETFRTTVDDTYRDTLEKITAAGAVVKRTEKVLYSPSADKYIVGTWLKGKCPHCHSDAGSYLCEACGMQFNPEDVLEPAAVTGETDLEEVTVDSFFLKITQPEALIAHIQKMGVPDINLEIVQRYLTHYNNEVRLTNPGKWGVKWQDDIWRGENYNVVFPYSGLLSLSRVCGGLYPGGQHPFSKDSDVITIASFGIDSTIPWFAGVLGSCLATDELKPFDYFLTNHFYRLEGSKFSTSRLHAIWAADIVNKTKASVDAVRYYLTKNNPEFEEKDFFVQDFISLNNHFLVERLNNQIEKCWHYLEPAEVQPISDSLLRALEAALETQSAYLEPPRQQLAESLTVFDSWVKRLTDKNIWKQQPYWALKSIALLAYPVMPKMSQALWTALSAAGAPSLEGFLAIEPVVKNASLPRFFEVLTYEDLLPCLPATLTQATTQSQTSSKILLDFMEPEVEAGIMEVREVNLINNDERIAPFKASRFEVYPGQQSPLDIHEVRECWFVSQGKGEVIYNGTEVVPVSSGDVLYFESNQSHQVTNTGEDQLIIFSVWWKE; encoded by the coding sequence ATGCGCATATTTGGATCTCCACAGGTAAGGAGAAAATATTTACTGATCCCTGCAATGCCTACACCCAATGGCAGATTACACCTCGGACATATGGGTGGTCCGTTTCTTAAAATGGACATACTGGCAAGGCTATACCGCAGAAATGGCCATCAGGCTGAAGTGATGTCTGCATCGGATGTGTATGAATCGTATACCCTGATGAAATCTTTCCGGACTCACCTGCCGGTGAAAACGGTGTGCAACGATTTTCATGAGCTGATCGTAAAAGATCTCTCCGCCATGATGGTGGAGTGCAGCCACTATTTTAATCCGTTGGAAGAAACTTTTCGTACTACCGTTGACGATACCTACCGGGATACCCTGGAGAAAATTACTGCTGCAGGTGCTGTGGTGAAGAGAACTGAAAAAGTATTATACAGCCCTTCTGCTGATAAATATATCGTGGGCACCTGGCTGAAAGGCAAATGCCCGCATTGCCACAGCGATGCCGGTAGCTATCTGTGTGAAGCCTGTGGGATGCAGTTTAATCCGGAAGATGTACTGGAACCTGCTGCTGTTACCGGAGAAACAGACCTGGAAGAAGTGACCGTAGATTCTTTTTTTCTGAAGATAACACAACCCGAAGCGCTGATTGCACATATACAAAAGATGGGCGTACCGGATATTAATCTGGAGATCGTGCAGCGTTACCTGACACATTATAACAATGAAGTGAGGCTGACTAATCCTGGTAAGTGGGGCGTGAAATGGCAGGATGATATATGGCGTGGAGAAAACTACAATGTCGTTTTCCCCTATAGCGGTTTACTTTCCCTGTCAAGGGTTTGCGGCGGGCTGTATCCTGGAGGGCAGCATCCGTTCAGCAAAGATTCGGATGTGATCACTATCGCCAGCTTTGGCATTGACAGCACTATTCCCTGGTTTGCAGGCGTGCTGGGGAGTTGTCTGGCTACAGATGAACTGAAGCCTTTCGATTATTTCCTGACCAATCATTTTTACAGATTGGAAGGTTCGAAATTCTCTACCAGCAGGTTGCATGCCATATGGGCCGCAGATATTGTTAATAAAACCAAAGCATCTGTAGATGCTGTCAGATACTATCTCACAAAGAACAATCCGGAGTTTGAAGAGAAGGATTTTTTTGTGCAGGATTTTATATCGCTCAATAATCATTTTCTGGTTGAACGCCTGAACAACCAGATAGAAAAATGCTGGCATTATCTGGAGCCAGCGGAAGTGCAGCCTATATCGGATAGTTTGTTGCGTGCGCTGGAGGCAGCGCTGGAAACACAATCCGCTTATCTGGAACCTCCCCGGCAGCAACTGGCTGAAAGCCTCACTGTATTTGATAGCTGGGTGAAACGCCTTACTGATAAAAACATCTGGAAGCAGCAGCCTTACTGGGCTTTGAAAAGTATTGCACTACTGGCTTATCCGGTGATGCCGAAGATGAGCCAGGCGCTGTGGACAGCTTTGTCTGCTGCCGGGGCACCTTCACTGGAGGGATTTTTGGCGATCGAGCCTGTTGTGAAGAATGCGTCCTTGCCCCGCTTCTTTGAAGTGCTGACGTATGAAGACCTGCTGCCTTGTCTGCCTGCCACTTTAACACAGGCTACAACCCAGTCTCAGACATCATCTAAGATCCTGCTCGATTTTATGGAACCCGAGGTCGAAGCAGGTATCATGGAAGTAAGGGAAGTGAATCTGATCAATAACGATGAACGTATTGCGCCATTTAAAGCGTCTCGTTTCGAAGTATATCCTGGTCAGCAATCACCTTTAGACATACACGAAGTAAGGGAGTGCTGGTTTGTTTCACAGGGAAAGGGAGAGGTGATTTACAATGGTACTGAAGTAGTGCCGGTGTCATCAGGAGATGTGCTCTACTTCGAATCGAATCAGTCGCACCAGGTAACCAACACCGGTGAGGACCAACTGATAATATTTTCTGTATGGTGGAAGGAATAG
- a CDS encoding lysine N(6)-hydroxylase/L-ornithine N(5)-oxygenase family protein yields the protein MLVYDVLGVGIGPSNLSLSALLYPQNEISSLFLDKKFSFAWHNGMLMPEAGLQVSFLKDLVTLVDPTNPFSFLNFLKEEGRLYRHSMTRFPSIKRKEFNQYYNWAISKMANLRFGCDVVDVTFLQDRFLLNSTSGMFAAKHLVVGVGLVPYIPDFMKTHLSNEVFHSSEYLQRKDIVANKRVAVIGGGQSGAEIVNNLLNESSGDGPLSINWITRRYNYLPIDDTSFTNELYTPAYSEFFFKLPLNIKDKLLDYQKLTSDGISQDTLQNIYNKLYEMEVIENRPRMCHLSPGMEVKEVAVNGSSRRITCVSMQKDVTVLDADIIILATGYQHKIPAFMKNIQGEFRNGDQIVSMNEDFSIRWDGPAGHKIFIQNGNKRIWGVPNPNLSLNAWRSAKIVNSLLNTERYLLKKESSVFAWPASNEYC from the coding sequence ATGCTTGTGTATGACGTATTAGGCGTGGGTATTGGCCCATCAAATCTTAGTTTGTCTGCCTTATTGTATCCACAGAATGAGATCAGCTCTTTATTCCTTGATAAAAAGTTTTCTTTCGCGTGGCACAATGGAATGCTGATGCCTGAAGCGGGACTACAGGTTTCTTTCCTGAAAGATCTGGTTACCCTGGTAGACCCCACCAACCCTTTTTCTTTTCTGAATTTTCTGAAAGAAGAAGGACGTCTGTACAGGCATTCCATGACAAGATTTCCTTCTATTAAGAGGAAGGAGTTTAACCAGTACTACAACTGGGCCATCAGTAAAATGGCTAACCTGCGTTTCGGCTGTGATGTGGTAGATGTAACATTTTTACAAGATAGATTTTTGCTGAATTCTACCAGTGGTATGTTTGCCGCAAAGCACCTGGTGGTGGGAGTTGGGCTGGTACCCTATATCCCTGATTTTATGAAAACACATCTCAGCAATGAAGTGTTTCATTCTTCTGAATATCTGCAGCGTAAAGATATTGTAGCTAATAAGCGTGTAGCCGTTATCGGTGGTGGTCAAAGCGGTGCTGAGATCGTCAATAACCTGCTGAATGAAAGCAGTGGAGACGGGCCTTTGTCTATTAACTGGATCACGCGCAGATATAATTATCTGCCTATCGATGATACTTCTTTCACCAATGAATTGTATACGCCGGCGTACAGCGAGTTCTTTTTTAAGCTGCCGCTGAATATAAAAGATAAGTTACTGGACTATCAGAAACTCACCTCAGACGGCATCAGTCAGGATACCCTGCAAAACATTTATAATAAGCTGTATGAGATGGAGGTGATAGAGAACAGGCCGCGCATGTGTCATCTGAGCCCGGGTATGGAAGTGAAGGAAGTGGCGGTGAACGGCTCTTCCCGGCGGATTACCTGTGTGTCTATGCAAAAGGATGTCACCGTGCTGGATGCTGATATTATTATTCTGGCTACAGGTTATCAACATAAGATACCGGCGTTCATGAAAAACATACAGGGTGAATTCAGGAATGGTGATCAGATAGTGTCCATGAACGAAGATTTCTCTATCCGCTGGGATGGCCCGGCGGGGCATAAAATATTTATTCAGAACGGTAACAAAAGGATATGGGGTGTGCCCAATCCCAATCTGAGCCTGAATGCCTGGAGGTCTGCCAAGATTGTTAACTCACTGCTCAATACAGAGCGGTATCTACTGAAGAAAGAGAGCTCTGTGTTTGCATGGCCGGCCAGCAATGAATACTGCTGA
- a CDS encoding nuclear transport factor 2 family protein, protein MEQRHPLPPFTAATAQQKVQMAEDAWNTQDPVKVSLAYTIDSEWRNRSSFINGREEIVQFLTAKWEKEHAYKLKKELWAFTDNRIAVRFEYEYHDDHGQWFRAYGNENWEFDENGYMQKRYASINDVPIQESERRIL, encoded by the coding sequence ATGGAACAAAGACACCCATTACCCCCGTTCACTGCAGCAACAGCACAACAAAAGGTACAGATGGCAGAAGACGCCTGGAATACCCAGGACCCGGTGAAAGTATCATTGGCCTATACCATAGACAGCGAATGGCGCAACCGCTCCTCCTTTATTAATGGCCGCGAAGAGATCGTACAATTCCTGACCGCCAAATGGGAAAAGGAACATGCCTATAAACTAAAAAAGGAGCTGTGGGCTTTTACAGACAACCGTATCGCCGTTCGTTTTGAATATGAGTACCATGACGATCATGGGCAATGGTTCCGGGCTTATGGCAATGAAAACTGGGAATTTGATGAAAACGGCTATATGCAAAAACGATATGCCAGCATCAACGATGTGCCCATACAGGAATCGGAGCGCAGGATATTGTAA